In one window of Oscillospiraceae bacterium DNA:
- the tsaB gene encoding tRNA (adenosine(37)-N6)-threonylcarbamoyltransferase complex dimerization subunit type 1 TsaB, producing the protein MMLVLAIDTTAVTATAALVNENGIIADFNVNNKLTHSEKLLPMIDAVLTQSGYTIDDVELFCVSAGPGSFTGVRIGIATIKGLAFAGNIPCVSVSALEAMAFLNKNSNAIVCPVMDARRNEYYNALFDSDMTRLCEDRAVTAEELESELKNYGEVILCGDGAVKLYTWLNNRLPGVRLANPTSLLQNAASVGICGYEKYKNGETVSSYELSPVYLRKPQAEREYKG; encoded by the coding sequence TTGATGTTAGTACTTGCTATTGATACCACCGCTGTTACGGCAACGGCGGCTCTTGTGAATGAAAACGGAATAATAGCTGATTTTAATGTGAATAATAAGCTTACTCATTCCGAAAAGTTGTTGCCCATGATTGATGCCGTGTTGACGCAGTCGGGCTACACCATCGATGACGTTGAGTTGTTTTGCGTGAGCGCCGGCCCCGGTTCTTTTACCGGTGTGCGTATCGGAATTGCCACCATAAAAGGACTTGCATTTGCCGGAAATATTCCTTGCGTTTCAGTGAGCGCTCTCGAAGCTATGGCGTTTCTTAACAAAAACAGTAATGCCATAGTGTGTCCTGTTATGGATGCACGGCGCAATGAATATTATAATGCGCTGTTTGACTCGGATATGACGCGTTTGTGCGAAGATAGAGCAGTGACTGCGGAAGAACTCGAAAGCGAACTTAAAAATTACGGTGAAGTAATTCTTTGCGGAGACGGTGCCGTAAAACTTTACACCTGGCTTAATAACCGATTGCCGGGAGTGAGACTTGCAAATCCGACATCACTTTTGCAGAATGCTGCTTCGGTTGGGATTTGCGGATACGAAAAGTATAAAAACGGGGAAACTGTTTCCTCGTATGAACTTTCCCCCGTTTATCTGAGAAAACCTCAGGCGGAACGGGAATATAAAGGATAA
- the rpiB gene encoding ribose 5-phosphate isomerase B — MIALGCDHGGWELKEAVKKYLDDNKIEYEDFGCFDTQSVDYPVYAKKVAEAVAEKKAEKGLLFCGTGLGMMLCANKYEGVRAICASDIFSVEFSRMHNNANVLTLGGRVMGAGLAIRLVDTFLKTEFEGGRHAKRVEMYDKIL, encoded by the coding sequence ATGATAGCATTAGGATGTGACCACGGCGGCTGGGAACTGAAGGAAGCCGTTAAAAAGTATCTGGATGACAATAAGATTGAGTATGAGGATTTCGGCTGTTTCGATACACAGTCCGTAGATTATCCCGTATATGCAAAAAAAGTTGCTGAGGCAGTGGCGGAAAAAAAGGCGGAAAAAGGACTTCTTTTCTGTGGCACCGGACTTGGTATGATGCTTTGTGCGAACAAATATGAAGGTGTACGTGCGATATGTGCGTCTGATATCTTCAGCGTTGAATTCTCACGTATGCACAATAATGCCAATGTACTTACACTCGGCGGACGTGTGATGGGTGCAGGTCTTGCAATCAGACTGGTTGATACATTCTTGAAAACCGAGTTTGAAGGCGGACGACATGCAAAGCGCGTCGAGATGTATGACAAGATACTTTAA
- the dnaX gene encoding DNA polymerase III subunit gamma/tau has protein sequence MVLSCTLFVWRKTLYQTLYRKYRPQNFDEVVGQRHIVQTLKGQINSKKLSHAYLFCGTRGTGKTTCARILAKAVNCENLVDGNPCNECEACKIVNGSTSVDIIEIDAASNNGVENIRSLVEEVRYTPVELRKRVYIIDEVHMLTIQAFNALLKTLEEPPEHVVFILATTEIHKIPATIMSRCQRFDFKRIPVEDITESLMSVAGAEGISIERDAAKIIAKMSDGAMRNAYSMLESCMGFDGMVTLDIMINRLGISNRESLIKLISFISSSNSAGAIRLIADMYEAQNDFGNILNELLKIYRDILILKSVPSCENYLECYDNELPTLKEICQKTDYSELCRHSESIQKLMENMDRYGNTIRAAFEVTIVKLCEKPIYNSAPVTPPKPAQNIVKNAAQITESPADCSDDVPWETETDALKNDKTELAVSKAAKVSHPADAVSDGYSGHEILREEIAKRIPEISPFFEKASTECRGTRLFIKCSDMLVKMILSNNVNLPKIKAIVGEISPDISDVTVTEKEVAPQTDNSDDDF, from the coding sequence ATAGTCTTATCTTGCACCTTGTTTGTTTGGAGGAAAACGTTGTATCAGACGTTATATCGAAAATACAGACCGCAGAATTTTGATGAGGTTGTAGGTCAGCGTCATATAGTTCAGACACTTAAGGGACAGATCAATTCAAAAAAGCTTTCTCATGCCTATCTGTTTTGCGGGACTCGCGGTACAGGTAAAACTACCTGTGCACGCATACTCGCAAAAGCTGTTAACTGTGAAAATCTTGTTGACGGAAATCCTTGCAATGAATGTGAGGCTTGTAAAATCGTCAATGGTTCTACCTCGGTAGATATTATTGAAATAGACGCCGCCAGTAACAACGGTGTTGAGAATATCAGAAGCCTTGTTGAAGAGGTAAGGTATACTCCGGTTGAGCTTCGTAAGAGGGTGTATATAATTGATGAGGTTCACATGCTTACCATTCAGGCATTCAATGCACTTCTCAAAACTCTTGAAGAACCGCCGGAGCATGTAGTGTTTATACTTGCTACTACTGAAATACATAAGATTCCGGCAACTATAATGTCACGTTGTCAACGGTTTGATTTTAAGCGTATTCCCGTGGAGGATATAACTGAAAGTCTTATGTCTGTGGCGGGTGCCGAGGGTATAAGCATAGAGCGTGATGCGGCTAAAATAATAGCAAAAATGTCGGACGGCGCAATGCGCAACGCCTACAGTATGCTGGAAAGCTGCATGGGCTTTGATGGCATGGTTACACTTGATATAATGATAAATCGTTTAGGTATATCAAATCGTGAGTCGCTTATAAAGCTCATAAGCTTTATTTCTTCATCAAACAGCGCCGGTGCCATAAGGTTGATTGCAGACATGTATGAGGCGCAAAATGATTTCGGTAATATACTTAATGAACTTCTGAAAATTTACCGGGATATTTTAATACTCAAATCTGTTCCTTCGTGTGAAAATTATCTTGAATGCTACGATAATGAGCTACCTACACTCAAAGAAATATGCCAAAAAACAGATTACAGCGAGCTTTGCAGACATTCTGAATCCATACAGAAGCTTATGGAGAATATGGACAGGTACGGAAACACAATACGTGCGGCTTTTGAGGTCACTATCGTGAAATTGTGCGAAAAACCGATTTATAATTCTGCACCTGTAACTCCGCCAAAGCCCGCACAGAATATTGTCAAGAATGCGGCTCAGATTACCGAGTCTCCTGCTGATTGCAGTGATGATGTGCCGTGGGAAACAGAAACCGATGCGTTGAAAAATGATAAAACAGAGCTTGCGGTTTCCAAAGCTGCAAAAGTATCACATCCTGCAGACGCAGTTTCAGACGGATACTCAGGTCATGAGATTTTACGTGAGGAAATTGCAAAAAGAATTCCGGAGATTTCCCCGTTCTTTGAGAAAGCTTCTACCGAGTGCCGTGGCACGCGTTTATTTATCAAGTGCAGTGATATGCTTGTCAAAATGATACTTTCCAATAATGTGAATTTGCCTAAGATTAAAGCCATAGTTGGGGAGATTTCTCCCGATATAAGTGATGTTACGGTTACAGAAAAAGAGGTTGCTCCTCAGACCGATAACAGTGATGATGATTTTTAA
- a CDS encoding YbaB/EbfC family nucleoid-associated protein, with protein MKVRLPDGMRGGPSNMNAMMRQAQKMQEDMAALQEDLDNREYDVSAGGGVVNIKINGKKEVLSIEIKPEVVDPDDIEMLQDILTAGINEAIKKVETTNNEEMSKITGSLNIPGLF; from the coding sequence ATGAAAGTAAGATTGCCCGATGGAATGAGAGGCGGCCCCTCAAATATGAATGCCATGATGCGCCAGGCACAGAAGATGCAGGAAGATATGGCGGCTTTGCAAGAGGATTTGGATAACCGCGAATATGATGTATCTGCCGGCGGTGGTGTTGTAAATATTAAAATCAACGGTAAAAAAGAAGTTCTCTCCATTGAAATCAAGCCCGAGGTTGTAGACCCCGATGATATTGAAATGCTTCAGGATATACTCACTGCAGGTATCAACGAGGCAATCAAGAAGGTTGAAACCACCAACAATGAAGAAATGTCTAAAATTACGGGAAGTCTCAATATTCCCGGTTTGTTCTGA
- the recR gene encoding recombination protein RecR, producing MAGFIQPLERLIESFRRLPGIGYKTAVRLAFHVIDMPAGDAEAFAAAIMNAKREIKLCSVCQNISQTDVCDICSSDSRDKSTICVTENSKDVAAIEKIRDYNGLYHVLGGLISPINGVTPDKLKIKELLSRLNDDTVKEIIIATNPNIEGEATAMYISKLIKPLGIKVTRLAYGIPAGGELEFTDEVTLSRAIEGRREL from the coding sequence ATGGCAGGGTTCATTCAGCCTCTTGAAAGACTTATAGAATCCTTCAGACGCTTACCCGGTATAGGCTATAAAACAGCTGTACGATTGGCTTTTCATGTTATTGATATGCCTGCCGGAGATGCTGAGGCTTTTGCCGCGGCAATAATGAATGCAAAACGTGAAATTAAGCTGTGCAGTGTATGTCAGAACATCAGTCAGACCGATGTGTGTGATATTTGCTCTTCCGATTCCAGAGATAAAAGCACCATATGTGTTACCGAAAATTCGAAAGATGTTGCCGCTATAGAAAAAATACGTGACTACAATGGTCTTTATCATGTACTGGGAGGTCTCATTTCGCCCATCAACGGTGTTACTCCCGATAAGCTTAAAATCAAAGAATTGCTTTCGCGTCTTAATGATGATACCGTAAAGGAAATAATTATAGCAACCAACCCCAATATAGAGGGTGAGGCGACTGCAATGTATATTTCCAAGCTTATAAAACCGCTGGGTATAAAGGTTACACGCCTTGCATACGGAATACCTGCGGGCGGCGAGCTTGAATTTACGGATGAAGTTACACTTTCGCGTGCCATAGAAGGCAGACGCGAACTTTAG
- the nusB gene encoding transcription antitermination factor NusB, which yields MGKLTRRESRETAFKLIFEKSFKHDEDAVDVYIEYLDNNEIEGNDYIRTVFLGVFDNLEEIDGLISAASIRRKNERISKATMAILRLAVYEMKYFDAVPVNIAINEAVELAKKYEDDDVPGYVNGVLGSISKTLTEAL from the coding sequence ATGGGTAAACTTACCAGACGCGAATCACGCGAAACCGCCTTTAAATTAATATTTGAAAAAAGCTTTAAGCACGACGAGGATGCTGTCGATGTTTATATCGAGTACCTGGACAATAACGAAATTGAGGGAAACGACTACATAAGAACTGTTTTCCTGGGTGTTTTTGATAACCTCGAGGAGATAGACGGGCTTATTTCCGCAGCGTCCATCCGACGAAAGAATGAGCGCATTTCCAAAGCTACTATGGCTATACTTCGTCTTGCGGTATATGAAATGAAATATTTTGATGCCGTACCTGTGAATATCGCTATAAACGAGGCGGTAGAACTGGCTAAAAAATACGAGGATGACGATGTGCCCGGATATGTTAACGGTGTTCTGGGAAGCATCTCCAAAACACTTACCGAGGCATTATGA